ACAATCTCTGGCCTCGACCCGTCTGGTGGGGCTGGTGTTAGCGCCGACATAAAGACTGCTAAGGCAATTGGCCTTTATCCCGCTTCAGTAATCACTTCTCTGACCGTTCAGAACACATGTGGTGTAAAGGCGGCTATTCCCGTGGAGGCGGAGGTTATCAGGGAACAGCTCAGAGCGGTCATTGAGGATATGAAAATCGACTGCATCAAAATCGGCCTGATCACATCTGTCGAGATTGCTAAGGTTTTGGCTGCTGAGCTTGTTCCTCTTAACGCCCCCAAGGTACTCGACCCCGTAATTTTTGCCGGTGCGGGCGGTAAAATAGGCGATGAGGAAGCTTACAAAATGATCCTGAAGCATGTTGATATCGTCACACCAAACCTAACGGAAGCCATAACGCTGCTGGAATCAACCAAGGAGGCAAGAGAGCTCGCTCTGGAAATGAACAAAAAGTATGGCTGCGATGTCGTGATTACCGGTGGAGAGCTTGGGGGAAAGGATGTTGTCTGCGAGGCGGGCAGAACATACACCGTCTCAGCAGAATTCTCACCCGTAAACATCCACGGCACGGGCTGCGTTTACAGCACCGCCCTCGCCTGCTATCTCGGCTTGGGAAATTCGCTGGAAAATGCTGTCAGAAAGGCAAGAATTTTTGTTCTTGAGAGTGTAAAAAAGGCTTTGAGGCCAGGAAGCTGTTTCCCTGTCGTCAATCCTTAGAACAAGATCCTCTCTAAGTCGTCCCCTCCGTAGAAGATTTCCTGAATTGCATCGTATATGTCCTCCATTCCGTAGCCCGTAAGCGCTGATGCCGGAATGAGCGGTCTGAACAGCCCAGCTTCCTTCAGCAGGAGAAAGAGCTCAAGGTTCAGCGTTTTCCGCTCCAGATTAAGGCTATCGTAGAGGGTTTCAGGGTCCTCGCTCCATTCCACAATCCTCTCAAGCTCCCTCTCCGAAAGAATATCCGATTTAGACAGAACGAGCACCTGCGGTATTTCAAGCCTGAATACGGCCGAAGACGCCATGAACAGCATTGAGAGAAATCCGGATGGTGTTTTGGACACAACGGGGTCGAAAAGATAGACCATAACGCTTCTTTCGGGGTTGAGAGCGTTTACGAGTACTCTGCTGCTCTCCCTGAGCGTGAAAAGCTCCAGCTGGCCGGGAGTATCTATCAGAACGTATTCTGACGAGGAGAGCTGAATTTCATCTCTAATGTCATCGATAAGGGTTGACACGAGGTCTGCTCCAATTATCTGCGCTCCGTTAGGCCCAACGTTGTACCTCCCCATGATATCCTCAAGCGTGAACCACTCCCTGACGTCGATGTCTGCAGAGTACGGGAGGAAGTCCGCGCCGGGGTCGAGGTTTACGGTCAGGTAATCCAGCTTCTTCAGGTCAAACCAGTCTGCAAGAGCCTTCGTCATGTAGGTTTTTCCAGAACCAGCTGTGCCGGTGAAGTATACGAAAATCTGCTCCATGAAAAAACTAAGGGTTGGGGTTCAAAACCTCTACTCTGTACTTGGTTTTCAGCCCCTGAACGTATCTTTTGGCATCCACAACAAAGGGGCAGTAACTCGGACAGCCTGCCCCCTTAACCCCCTGAATGCGGCAGTTTGTGCTGTTAGTGCAGTCAACAACCTCTATCTTGCTTTCGTTAACGTAGATGACTGCGGTGTGTCTCCTGTTTTTCACCTGGAGGATCGTGCTTTCGACAG
The nucleotide sequence above comes from Archaeoglobus fulgidus DSM 4304. Encoded proteins:
- a CDS encoding ATP/GTP-binding protein, whose translation is MEQIFVYFTGTAGSGKTYMTKALADWFDLKKLDYLTVNLDPGADFLPYSADIDVREWFTLEDIMGRYNVGPNGAQIIGADLVSTLIDDIRDEIQLSSSEYVLIDTPGQLELFTLRESSRVLVNALNPERSVMVYLFDPVVSKTPSGFLSMLFMASSAVFRLEIPQVLVLSKSDILSERELERIVEWSEDPETLYDSLNLERKTLNLELFLLLKEAGLFRPLIPASALTGYGMEDIYDAIQEIFYGGDDLERILF
- the thiD gene encoding hydroxymethylpyrimidine/phosphomethylpyrimidine kinase family protein, giving the protein MKTILTISGLDPSGGAGVSADIKTAKAIGLYPASVITSLTVQNTCGVKAAIPVEAEVIREQLRAVIEDMKIDCIKIGLITSVEIAKVLAAELVPLNAPKVLDPVIFAGAGGKIGDEEAYKMILKHVDIVTPNLTEAITLLESTKEARELALEMNKKYGCDVVITGGELGGKDVVCEAGRTYTVSAEFSPVNIHGTGCVYSTALACYLGLGNSLENAVRKARIFVLESVKKALRPGSCFPVVNP